A genomic stretch from Halococcus saccharolyticus DSM 5350 includes:
- a CDS encoding DsbA family protein, whose translation MNRRRALLGAAGLATTALAGCLGSGASGNSGSSGNASGQSGDALPAPVKGDAEASVTVAVFEDFACPHCRTYNVDVLPQIESEYIESGTIRYEHWDFPIVNQQSNDAANAARAVQDRADDAAFWNYAGLLFENQSSLGADLYGSLASEVGLEADPVRSAATNRSYESTVQGDKEQGRQRGVTSTPTVVVNGNVLSEYSFDAISSAIESAR comes from the coding sequence ATGAATCGACGACGGGCGCTGCTCGGGGCCGCTGGCCTCGCCACGACCGCGCTCGCCGGCTGTCTCGGTAGCGGTGCGTCGGGAAACTCCGGAAGTTCGGGCAATGCAAGCGGCCAGAGCGGCGATGCGCTCCCGGCCCCGGTCAAGGGCGACGCCGAGGCAAGCGTGACCGTCGCAGTCTTCGAGGACTTCGCGTGTCCACACTGCCGGACGTACAACGTCGATGTCCTGCCACAGATCGAGTCCGAATACATCGAATCGGGGACGATCCGGTACGAACACTGGGATTTCCCCATCGTCAACCAACAGTCGAACGACGCGGCGAACGCTGCCCGCGCGGTGCAGGACCGCGCCGACGACGCGGCGTTCTGGAACTACGCGGGCTTGCTCTTCGAGAACCAGTCTTCGCTTGGAGCGGACCTCTACGGTTCGCTGGCGTCCGAAGTGGGGCTTGAAGCCGATCCCGTCCGCAGTGCAGCGACGAACCGCTCGTACGAATCGACCGTACAGGGTGACAAAGAACAGGGCAGGCAGCGCGGCGTGACCTCGACGCCGACAGTCGTTGTTAATGGGAACGTCCTCTCCGAGTACTCCTTCGACGCGATCAGCTCGGCCATCGAGTCGGCACGATAG
- a CDS encoding tRNA (cytidine(56)-2'-O)-methyltransferase: MQDEPPVWVLRLGHRPGRDERMSTHVGLTARALGADRVIFAGSADGPRETVTDITERFGGPFDVEVRESYRPLLGGWDGRIVHLTMYGLPIEDCAPAIRTAHRSEPLLVVVGAEKVAGEVYDAADWNVGVTNQPHSEVASLAVFLDRLFEGRELDREWEEADRTVIPQERGKRVVKSDEPSTGERTERSE, encoded by the coding sequence ATGCAGGACGAACCCCCGGTGTGGGTGCTCCGACTCGGCCATCGTCCGGGCCGCGACGAACGAATGAGCACCCACGTCGGGCTGACTGCACGCGCGCTCGGGGCCGATCGGGTGATCTTCGCCGGCAGCGCCGACGGTCCCAGAGAGACGGTCACCGACATCACCGAGCGCTTCGGCGGACCGTTCGATGTCGAGGTACGCGAGTCCTACCGACCGCTGCTCGGTGGGTGGGACGGCCGGATCGTTCATCTCACGATGTACGGGCTCCCGATCGAGGACTGTGCGCCCGCGATCCGGACCGCTCACCGCTCCGAGCCCCTACTCGTGGTCGTCGGCGCGGAGAAGGTGGCCGGAGAGGTGTACGACGCCGCCGACTGGAACGTCGGCGTCACGAACCAGCCCCACTCCGAGGTCGCCTCGCTCGCCGTGTTTCTCGATCGACTGTTCGAGGGCCGCGAACTCGACCGCGAGTGGGAGGAGGCCGATCGAACGGTCATCCCACAGGAACGGGGCAAACGAGTCGTGAAATCGGACGAACCATCGACCGGCGAGCGGACGGAGCGATCGGAGTAA